The following proteins come from a genomic window of Leucoraja erinacea ecotype New England chromosome 1, Leri_hhj_1, whole genome shotgun sequence:
- the klhl8 gene encoding kelch-like protein 8 gives MASSDMIPENLKNHQQRSRKPPISSIDHDAEADDCFIFEAEEAWKEYHRALYQFYEGKELCDVTLKVGPKLIPCHKLVLACVIPYFKAMFLSEMAEAKQDLIEIKDFDGNAMDDLVKFAYCSRIKLTVDNVQPLLYAACILQVELVAKACCEYMKAHFHPSNCLAVRSFAESHNRVDLMSMADKYACEHFNEVVECEDFINVSPRHLIALLSSSDLNVEKEKQVYNAAMKWLHSNPQHHAKWLDQVLAQVRLPLLSVDVLMGVVAKESIIRQNLKCRDLLDEARNYHLQLSNKPVPDFEYSVRTTSRKYTAGNTASHFLNLKRWIPMQNRKMYFIIPCKEKSAIVLFFSLVRSFPTACSKIYAVGGHDGNEHLGSMEVFDPMTNKWMVKASMNTKRRGISLASLGGPIYAIGGLDDHTCFSDVERYDIGSDVWSSLAAMNTPRGGVGSVALGNYVYAVGGNDGMLSLSSVERYDPYLDKWMEIKDMGQRRAGNGVGELNGCLYIVGGFDDNSPLSSVEKFDPRTNKWEYVAELTTPRGGVGVASLMGKIFAVGGHNGNVYLNTVEAYDPIMNRWELVGSISHCRAGAGVAVCSCLVNQIRDIGLGSSNVVDCM, from the exons ATGGCTTCAAGTGATATGATACCAGAGAATTTGAAGAATCATCAGCAAAGGAGCAGGAAGCCTCCCATTAGCTCCATTGACCATGACGCTGAGGCAGATGATTGTTTTATTTTTGAAGCAGAAGAAGCTTGGAAGGAATATCACCGTGCTCTCTATCAGTTCTATGAGGGCAAAGAACTGTGCGACGTAACACTGAAG GTTGGGCCCAAACTAATCCCGTGCCACAAATTGGTGCTGGCGTGCGTGATTCCATACTTTAAGGCAATGTTTCTTTCTGAAATGGCTGAAGCCAAACAGGACTTGATCGAGATTAAAGATTTTGACGGCAATGCAATGGATGACCTTGTGAAGTTTGCTTATTGCTCGAGGATTAAACTTACTGTGGACAACGTGCAACCTCTTCTGTATGCGGCATGCATTCTGCAGGTAGAGCTTGTGGCCAAGGCATGCTGTGAATACATGAAAGCTCATTTTCACCCGTCAAACTGCCTAGCAGTCCGGTCATTTGCTGAGAGTCACAATCGCGTTGACTTGATGAGCATGGCTGATAAGTATGCTTGCGAACATTTTAACGAAGTAGTAGAATGTGAAGACTTTATAAATGTTTCACCAAGGCACCTCATTGCACTTCTTTCATCCAGTGATCTGAATGTGGAAAAAGAAAAGCAAGTGTATAATGCTGCTATGAAGTGGCTGCACTCAAATCCGCAACATCACGCCAAGTGGTTGGACCAAGTTCTTGCACAG GTCCGATTGCCGTTATTGTCCGTCGATGTTCTCATGGGGGTTGTGGCTAAAGAAAGCATAATTCGCCAGAATCTGAAGTGCAGAGACCTGTTGGATGAAGCCAGAAACTATCACCTTCAGTTGAGTAACAAGCCAGTGCCAGACTTTGAATACTCCGTACGCACAACATCAAGAAAATACACCGCAGGTAACACAGCTTCTCATTTTCTTAACCTGAAAAGGTGGATTCCAATGCAAAATAGGAAGATGTATTTTATTATTCCGTGTAAAGAGAAATCTGCGATTGTTTTGTTTTTCTCCTTGGTTAGGTCATTTCCAACTGCGTGCA GTAAAATCTACGCAGTTGGGGGTCATGATGGAAATGAGCATTTGGGCAGCATGGAAGTATTTGAtccaatgacaaataaatggatggTGAAGGCTTCTATGAACACTAAACG GAGAGGCATTTCTCTGGCTTCCCTCGGGGGGCCAATTTATGCCATAGGAGGTCTAGATGATCATACGTGTTTCAGTGATGTTGAAAGATACGATATTGGCTCAGATGTGTGGAGTTCTTTGGCAGCAATGAATACACCAAGAGGTGGCGTAGGTTCAGTTGCACTTGGG AACTATGTGTATGCAGTTGGTGGGAATGATGGAATGTTAAGTTTGTCCAGTGTCGAGAGATATGATCCCTACTTAGACAAATGGATGGAGATTAAGGATATGGGACAGAGAAGGGCTGGAAATGGAGTTGGTGAACTGAATGGCTGCTTGTACATAGTTG GTGGGTTTGACGATAACTCGCCGCTCAGCTCTGTGGAAAAATTTGATCCTCGTACAAACAAGTGGGAATATGTGGCTGAGCTAACAACACCCCGCGGTGGGGTAGGCGTGGCATCTCTAATGGGGAAGATCTTTGCCGTTGGTGGCCACAATGGCAACGTTTATCTAAATACTGTGGAAGCCTATGATCCGATAATGAACAG GTGGGAGTTGGTTGGATCCATTTCACACTGCCGGGCTGGGGCAGGAGTAGCTGTGTGTTCTTGCCTGGTCAACCAAATCAGAGACATCGGCCTGGGATCCAGCAATGTCGTCGACTGCATGTGA